One genomic region from Leptospira tipperaryensis encodes:
- a CDS encoding hemerythrin domain-containing protein: protein MDIEFYKNQHAEILSRLSEIESRLGHEISENIENLSHELAGLSARLILHINMEENLVFPIVRDLIPNDESSLQNEFLKRATNLKIAFKEYNSRWSLPSSILERESEFRKETRMLIVSLRKIVKKEETEIYSILEKQSKIT from the coding sequence TTGGACATCGAATTCTATAAAAATCAGCACGCCGAAATTCTCAGTCGATTGAGCGAAATTGAAAGTAGATTGGGCCATGAAATTTCCGAGAATATAGAAAACCTTTCGCACGAGCTTGCAGGTTTATCTGCGAGATTGATTCTTCATATAAACATGGAAGAGAATCTTGTTTTTCCGATCGTGAGGGATTTGATTCCAAACGACGAAAGCTCTTTGCAAAACGAATTTCTCAAAAGAGCAACGAACTTAAAGATCGCGTTCAAAGAATACAATAGCAGATGGTCTCTTCCTTCTTCGATTCTCGAGCGAGAATCGGAATTTCGTAAAGAAACGAGAATGCTTATCGTTTCCCTCAGAAAAATCGTAAAAAAAGAAGAAACGGAAATCTATTCCATTCTCGAAAAACAATCCAAGATCACTTAA
- a CDS encoding GGDEF domain-containing phosphodiesterase produces the protein MGSQIENISPSLQKSLLYFSDQSIEGIVVLNRDWKMIYSNSKFQKHWSSPQFRILYEKLIPILRTKTSWEKEFGLTSILQENEIEFPSFLNEANLKLQLTIHDLDHSYMIRFRPENSIPPKKEFDLSYFDKITNLPNKKYFLKHFPELVTQNFRNTDGHFVFFISFSNPDAVSSQEENSYFDLISVKVAERLKKYLNPNDSIFKIEGDSFLISSTQIDSESKAEWFCDCIILLFNFPFSYEEREFHLNVNIGYARFEPDSGTDMNAIRILKESLHRSFLNGPNSYFYYDQNAILATSEKAKIEIDLRKVLNRNELEIHFQPIVNMRENRIFSMETLVRWNHPKKGKLLPGSFITIAENSSFIKTIGEWMIWETFRYYENSILESKNISLSLNISPKQLGDKNIVSLLKEASSYYKIQPDRIILEIIENSFDSCEAQIGKVVSTLRDYGFKFALDDFGKGYSSLGRLIHLPIDYIKLDKIFLFNYFQTSTRTIITSLVNLIQAMGKAIIVEGVENEMQHNLLQELNCDFGQGYFYSYPLEIQQAEELVLNERIFSIPD, from the coding sequence ATGGGCTCACAAATAGAGAATATCTCTCCGTCTTTACAAAAGTCATTATTATATTTTTCGGATCAATCGATCGAGGGCATTGTTGTTTTGAATAGAGACTGGAAAATGATCTATTCCAATTCTAAATTTCAAAAACATTGGTCGTCTCCTCAATTTCGAATTCTTTACGAAAAGTTAATTCCCATTCTTCGTACCAAAACGTCCTGGGAAAAAGAATTTGGTTTGACCTCGATCTTACAAGAGAACGAAATCGAATTTCCTTCCTTTTTAAACGAAGCCAATCTAAAACTTCAACTGACAATTCACGATTTGGATCATTCTTACATGATTCGTTTTAGACCGGAAAATTCGATTCCTCCAAAAAAAGAATTCGATTTGAGTTATTTCGATAAGATCACCAATCTTCCGAATAAAAAATACTTTCTAAAACACTTCCCAGAACTCGTTACACAAAACTTTCGGAACACCGACGGACATTTTGTATTTTTCATTTCCTTCTCGAACCCCGACGCAGTGTCCTCTCAAGAAGAGAATTCTTACTTTGATTTGATTTCAGTGAAAGTTGCGGAGAGGCTCAAAAAATATCTCAACCCGAACGATTCGATTTTTAAGATCGAAGGTGATAGTTTTTTAATTTCTTCCACACAAATCGATTCGGAATCCAAAGCCGAGTGGTTCTGCGATTGTATCATTCTTCTGTTTAATTTTCCTTTTTCTTATGAAGAAAGAGAGTTTCACCTCAACGTAAACATCGGTTACGCGCGTTTTGAACCTGATTCGGGAACCGATATGAATGCGATTCGTATTCTGAAAGAATCTTTGCATCGTTCTTTTCTGAACGGTCCGAATTCTTATTTTTATTATGATCAGAATGCGATCCTCGCAACTTCGGAAAAAGCGAAGATAGAGATCGATCTTCGAAAAGTGTTAAATCGAAACGAGCTGGAGATTCACTTTCAACCGATCGTGAATATGAGAGAAAATCGAATCTTTTCCATGGAAACCCTTGTACGTTGGAATCATCCGAAAAAGGGAAAACTTCTTCCCGGAAGTTTTATCACGATCGCGGAAAATTCCAGCTTTATCAAAACGATCGGAGAATGGATGATCTGGGAGACGTTTCGATACTACGAAAATTCAATATTAGAATCCAAGAATATTTCCTTGTCGCTTAATATTTCACCGAAACAACTCGGCGATAAAAACATAGTTTCGCTTCTGAAAGAGGCGAGCAGCTATTATAAAATTCAGCCCGATCGTATTATCCTCGAAATTATCGAAAACTCTTTTGATTCTTGCGAGGCTCAGATCGGAAAAGTCGTAAGCACTTTGAGGGATTACGGTTTTAAATTTGCTCTCGATGATTTCGGTAAGGGTTATTCTTCCTTAGGGAGATTGATTCATCTCCCGATCGATTATATCAAACTCGATAAGATTTTTCTTTTTAATTATTTTCAGACTTCCACAAGGACGATCATTACTTCTCTGGTGAACTTGATTCAGGCGATGGGAAAAGCGATCATCGTGGAAGGGGTGGAGAATGAAATGCAACACAATCTTTTGCAGGAACTCAATTGTGATTTCGGTCAGGGCTATTTTTATTCGTATCCATTAGAAATCCAACAAGCGGAAGAATTGGTTTTGAATGAAAGAATCTTTTCGATTCCGGATTAG
- a CDS encoding acyl-CoA dehydrogenase family protein — MNNPSINPGLAPFDISNYKGNRGKNFYEEDRVLQTLVEKYSQGYDATHKKAMLDHLLGYGDLVGGILDELTEASHKEGKYGEVVKYDRTGNRIDQIVYSNEQKQSRKISYDYGIVNLNYHPSWKHPFTDLHRYALAYLANQNGEGGVTCPLAMTEGMIKVLESIGTPEQKEKYLPLVAGEGSDSHFMAGQYVTERVGGSNVSANRTIARKQENGKWILTGEKWFCSNPGDLWVTTARVEDTNTIGLFLVPRIKDDGTLNGHHILRKKDIIGSRGKLTVEIIYDGVEAEALGRPAHGIANLIKYVIGISRLHVSLAASGISRRAWMEAYEYAKFRSAYGSKILEFPSLLKQLSDQRLKHTAMLTSVFRHYHTPENLKLAGEVLAPLLKYKCSSTSTEITYNSILVLGGNGIVGDFSALPRLHNDSIINETWEGTHLLLSEHVLRGFKREKVTNSFFKYVEELTDSTTEASETIRTKSALLKGILEKSGAEELDLNRIYISDLAFEIFALAALSDASGKKAPNAQRDLSSFRDGYLDLVNSSQSFSKQGSFSGSPEKLKSVIHY, encoded by the coding sequence TTGAATAATCCATCCATAAATCCGGGGCTTGCCCCTTTTGATATTTCCAACTATAAAGGAAATCGAGGAAAGAATTTTTACGAAGAAGACAGAGTCTTGCAGACATTGGTCGAAAAATATTCCCAAGGTTATGACGCAACTCATAAGAAAGCGATGCTGGATCATCTCCTCGGTTATGGAGACCTTGTGGGAGGAATCTTAGACGAGCTTACGGAAGCGTCTCATAAAGAAGGCAAATACGGAGAAGTCGTCAAATATGATCGAACGGGAAATCGTATCGATCAAATCGTTTATTCCAACGAACAAAAACAATCCAGAAAAATTTCCTATGATTACGGAATCGTAAATTTAAACTATCATCCTTCTTGGAAACATCCTTTCACCGATCTCCATCGTTACGCGCTTGCCTATCTCGCAAATCAAAACGGAGAAGGCGGCGTGACCTGTCCTCTGGCAATGACCGAAGGGATGATCAAGGTTTTGGAATCAATCGGAACTCCCGAACAAAAGGAAAAATATTTACCCTTGGTCGCCGGAGAAGGAAGTGATTCTCATTTTATGGCGGGACAGTATGTGACCGAAAGAGTGGGCGGTTCCAACGTAAGCGCAAACCGTACGATCGCGAGAAAACAAGAGAATGGAAAGTGGATTCTTACCGGAGAAAAATGGTTCTGCTCCAATCCGGGAGATCTTTGGGTTACGACTGCGAGAGTAGAAGATACAAACACAATCGGCCTTTTTTTAGTTCCAAGAATCAAAGACGACGGAACGTTAAACGGACATCATATTCTTCGTAAAAAAGATATCATCGGATCCAGAGGAAAACTCACCGTTGAAATCATCTACGACGGGGTCGAAGCGGAAGCGTTAGGAAGACCCGCTCACGGGATTGCGAATCTGATCAAGTATGTGATTGGAATTTCAAGACTTCACGTTTCTCTCGCGGCTTCCGGAATTTCGAGAAGGGCCTGGATGGAAGCCTACGAATACGCAAAGTTTCGATCTGCTTACGGAAGTAAAATTTTAGAATTTCCATCCTTATTAAAACAACTCAGCGATCAAAGACTCAAACATACCGCCATGTTGACTTCCGTTTTTAGGCACTACCATACACCCGAGAATTTGAAATTAGCCGGAGAAGTTTTGGCGCCTCTCTTGAAATACAAATGTTCTTCAACTTCCACCGAGATCACATACAATTCGATTTTGGTCTTGGGAGGAAACGGAATCGTGGGAGATTTTTCGGCGCTTCCAAGGCTTCATAACGATTCTATAATTAACGAAACTTGGGAAGGGACCCATTTATTGTTAAGCGAACACGTCTTACGAGGATTTAAGAGAGAAAAAGTAACAAACTCGTTCTTTAAATACGTGGAGGAATTGACCGATTCCACTACGGAGGCTTCGGAAACGATTCGAACCAAGTCCGCTCTCCTAAAAGGAATTTTGGAAAAATCCGGCGCGGAAGAATTGGATCTCAATCGAATTTATATTTCCGACCTGGCTTTTGAGATTTTCGCGTTAGCCGCTCTTTCGGATGCGTCCGGAAAAAAAGCTCCGAACGCGCAGAGAGATCTTTCTTCTTTCAGAGACGGTTATTTGGATCTTGTAAATTCTTCTCAGAGTTTTTCCAAGCAGGGAAGTTTTTCCGGAAGTCCTGAAAAACTGAAATCGGTGATTCATTACTGA
- a CDS encoding HD domain-containing protein: MPLQLDISYSFQRLLEKSKNVGGRLVSRQLTHIVDSFILSKFETSGVEFKSGDEICLVAMGGYGRMEMAPHSDIDLLYLHNGIKEERLAALISKINTYLYDSGKEVGHSCRTIKECFQYLDDMSSYHAFLDARFLAGSRALFEKFKTDFLEKLPEKRTKNYNQAKEEILSSRFLKEERPILLSEPNLKTDLCGLRDIQYMFWMEKSVRNLPSLGGLSILPVFQRGEIQLLQEAYDFLLRTRIAMHVITSRKTDRLDLNLQQEVAEYLNFGKKTELSSVEKFMYVLYGHQKNIYFIIRTYLDSIIEKRKSSEGESFPYEDLHFFKIGKTVFPPVIGTLFTNPHTIYRDVMLSFRMIQEKDLQVSGTLLNEFRFASNFLDDDFKYSPEVNEEFLKILRTPSQRGRVLKLMHESGVLGAILPEFGACTNFPLFSYHHEFTVDEHTLLILHELDLLDKGEFQDAEVQKAYKECSKIELLALAILLHDAGKVKEGDHSQYGAELVSSVGDRLGLSDEDRDLCRFLVEKHTLMSELSSKRDIGDPKLVFDFARTVGSRERLRKLYILTVIDTKSVGSGVLTNWKSSILNTLYQNTIPYLISDSNGNFGEVGPDRDVELENLEKYLMGKEGLEEEISKSVVQFANEVTPSSYLNTVSNRKILRNFKSIGTLAQDSARGLIFDSEQDPAFVTIDVVTVNQPEILLDLSCAVSSEGLSLLGMKSYTLGEYWITSIQVTDSAGGGNLPPERMDRIEAKLKAIASGDLKRESIAFQRADWNPRKPTPESIVNRSVMFYNSDLPDVTIMEVRMPDVVGLVYRILQIILHLNLKVRYLRVSTSADYAYDSFYIQTASGTKLEDQELLSKLRDKILTIQLSEQILDEISI, encoded by the coding sequence ATGCCTTTACAGTTAGATATCTCCTACAGCTTTCAAAGACTTTTGGAAAAAAGTAAAAACGTCGGCGGACGATTGGTCTCCCGTCAACTTACTCATATAGTAGATTCGTTTATACTTTCCAAGTTTGAAACTTCGGGAGTTGAATTTAAGTCCGGCGATGAGATTTGTCTGGTGGCGATGGGCGGCTATGGAAGAATGGAAATGGCCCCTCATTCCGATATCGATCTTTTGTATCTTCACAACGGAATCAAAGAAGAAAGACTCGCCGCTCTTATCTCCAAGATCAACACTTATCTCTATGATTCCGGAAAGGAAGTAGGACATTCTTGTAGAACGATCAAAGAATGTTTTCAATATCTCGACGACATGTCCTCGTATCATGCCTTTTTGGACGCGCGTTTTCTTGCGGGTTCGCGCGCGCTCTTTGAAAAATTTAAAACCGATTTTTTAGAAAAGCTTCCGGAAAAACGAACCAAAAATTACAATCAGGCGAAGGAAGAAATTCTTTCCTCTCGTTTTCTCAAAGAAGAACGTCCGATTTTGTTAAGCGAACCGAATCTTAAAACCGATCTCTGCGGTCTTCGGGACATTCAATATATGTTTTGGATGGAAAAATCGGTTCGAAATCTTCCTTCTTTGGGCGGGCTTTCCATTCTTCCCGTTTTTCAAAGAGGAGAGATTCAGCTTTTGCAGGAAGCATACGACTTCCTTTTGAGAACTCGAATTGCGATGCACGTGATTACTTCGAGAAAAACGGATCGATTGGATCTCAATCTTCAACAGGAAGTAGCCGAATACTTGAACTTCGGTAAAAAGACTGAACTTTCCTCGGTGGAAAAGTTTATGTACGTTTTATACGGACATCAGAAGAATATTTATTTTATCATTCGTACTTACTTGGATTCGATCATCGAAAAAAGAAAGAGCTCGGAAGGCGAAAGTTTTCCTTACGAGGATCTTCATTTTTTTAAAATCGGTAAAACGGTTTTCCCTCCCGTAATCGGAACCTTGTTTACAAACCCGCATACGATCTACCGAGACGTTATGTTATCTTTTAGGATGATTCAGGAAAAAGATCTTCAAGTTTCGGGAACTCTTCTCAACGAGTTTCGTTTTGCTTCCAATTTTCTGGACGACGACTTCAAATATTCTCCAGAGGTGAACGAGGAATTCTTAAAAATTCTAAGAACTCCTTCTCAGAGAGGAAGAGTTTTGAAACTCATGCACGAGTCCGGGGTTCTGGGAGCGATTCTTCCCGAGTTCGGAGCTTGTACAAATTTTCCGCTCTTTAGTTATCATCACGAGTTTACCGTTGACGAACATACTCTCTTGATCTTACACGAATTGGATCTTCTCGATAAGGGAGAGTTTCAAGACGCGGAAGTGCAAAAGGCTTACAAAGAATGTTCCAAGATCGAGCTTCTCGCATTAGCAATTTTGTTACACGACGCGGGCAAAGTAAAGGAAGGGGATCATTCTCAATACGGCGCCGAACTCGTATCTTCCGTCGGAGATCGATTGGGTCTGAGCGACGAGGACCGGGATCTTTGTCGTTTTCTCGTGGAAAAACACACTCTTATGTCCGAGCTAAGTTCCAAGAGAGACATCGGCGATCCGAAGTTGGTTTTTGATTTTGCAAGAACTGTGGGAAGTAGAGAAAGATTAAGAAAACTTTATATTCTTACCGTAATCGATACCAAATCGGTCGGTTCGGGGGTTCTTACAAATTGGAAGAGCTCAATCTTAAATACTCTTTATCAAAATACGATTCCTTATCTTATCAGCGATTCCAACGGAAACTTCGGAGAGGTCGGACCGGATCGAGACGTGGAACTCGAGAACCTAGAAAAATATCTGATGGGAAAGGAAGGTCTCGAAGAAGAAATTTCCAAATCAGTCGTCCAGTTTGCGAACGAGGTAACTCCTTCTTCCTATTTGAACACCGTATCCAATCGTAAAATATTAAGGAATTTTAAATCGATTGGAACGCTTGCGCAGGATTCCGCTCGCGGTTTGATTTTTGACTCGGAACAGGACCCGGCTTTTGTAACGATCGATGTCGTTACCGTCAATCAACCCGAAATTCTTTTGGATCTTTCCTGCGCGGTTTCTTCCGAGGGTCTTAGCCTTTTGGGAATGAAGAGTTATACTCTCGGAGAATATTGGATTACCTCGATTCAAGTAACGGATTCCGCAGGCGGGGGAAACCTTCCTCCGGAAAGAATGGATCGTATCGAAGCTAAGCTGAAAGCGATCGCGTCCGGAGATCTAAAAAGAGAAAGTATCGCCTTTCAAAGAGCCGATTGGAATCCGAGAAAGCCGACTCCTGAAAGTATCGTAAACAGATCGGTTATGTTTTATAATTCCGATCTTCCGGATGTAACGATCATGGAAGTAAGAATGCCCGACGTCGTCGGTTTGGTTTATAGAATTCTCCAAATTATTCTTCATCTCAATTTGAAGGTGAGATATTTGAGGGTGTCGACTAGCGCGGATTATGCGTATGATTCTTTTTATATCCAGACGGCGAGCGGAACAAAACTGGAAGATCAGGAGCTCTTGTCAAAGCTGAGAGACAAAATTCTTACCATACAACTTTCAGAACAAATCTTGGATGAAATTTCGATCTGA
- the metG gene encoding methionine--tRNA ligase: MSKKILVTSALPYANGPIHLGHVLEGIQTDIWVRYQKAIENECYFFCADDTHGTPVMLAARKEGITPEQLIERVQKEHYRDLSAFGVQYDNYYSTNSKENKEISEEIYLRLKENKHIARRSIEQSYCEHDQMFLPDRFIKGTCPNCKSKDQYGDNCEVCGKTYNPKDLIDSHCSLCGTSPVLKNSDHIFFKLADFQEFLKDWIEGGNHVTEGVQKKLREWFDAGLQEWDISRDGPYFGFEIPGEKNKYFYVWLDAPIGYMASSLNFFKGDRDRFNSFWKDKNAEIVHFIGKDILYFHTLFWPAMLHGSGYQTPKNVHVHGFITVNGEKMSKSRGTFINASTYSKYLDPEHLRFYLAGKLSPGMDDLDLSFDDYAARVNSDLVGNLVNLVSRISTSILDQLDRTLGTLPEDGKELLNELLDQPIKVGTVEQSVQDIIKNAYEQKNYARVMREITRLGDTVNRYVNDNAPWKLIKENPEKTREVVTTVLNASRILAVYLYPVVPKVSEKIYSLLGLKETPKFKDLTNFKALENTKVNPYEMITKRVDEKAISAMLEENKQSVSEHSKKEEAVKTANATPTEERLEISIDDLAKVELRVGQIVEAGPVEGADKLVNVKVDLGELGIKNVFAGIKVAYQPEDLKGLKVVVVANLKPRKMKFGISEAMLLASGEGESLSLFIPHKDAKPGDKLK, encoded by the coding sequence GTGAGTAAAAAAATATTAGTTACCTCTGCGCTTCCTTATGCAAACGGTCCAATTCACCTAGGGCACGTATTGGAAGGTATTCAAACGGATATTTGGGTTCGTTATCAAAAAGCCATCGAAAACGAATGTTATTTTTTCTGTGCGGATGATACACACGGCACTCCGGTAATGCTCGCGGCTCGTAAGGAAGGGATTACTCCCGAACAATTGATTGAAAGGGTTCAAAAAGAACACTACCGCGATCTGAGCGCATTCGGCGTTCAATACGATAATTATTATTCCACAAACTCGAAAGAGAACAAAGAAATCTCCGAGGAAATTTATTTAAGGCTTAAAGAGAACAAACATATCGCGCGGAGAAGTATCGAACAATCTTATTGCGAACACGATCAGATGTTTCTTCCGGATCGTTTTATCAAAGGGACTTGTCCAAATTGTAAATCCAAGGATCAATACGGAGACAACTGCGAAGTCTGCGGAAAAACATACAATCCGAAAGATTTGATCGATTCTCATTGTTCTCTTTGTGGAACCTCTCCGGTTCTTAAGAATTCGGATCATATCTTTTTTAAATTGGCGGACTTCCAAGAATTCTTAAAGGATTGGATCGAAGGCGGAAATCACGTTACGGAAGGCGTTCAAAAGAAATTGAGAGAATGGTTTGATGCCGGCTTGCAAGAATGGGATATTTCCCGAGACGGACCATACTTCGGTTTTGAAATTCCGGGTGAGAAGAATAAATACTTTTATGTTTGGCTCGACGCTCCGATCGGCTACATGGCTTCTTCTTTGAATTTTTTCAAAGGTGACAGAGATCGATTTAATTCTTTTTGGAAAGATAAGAATGCGGAGATCGTTCACTTTATCGGAAAAGATATATTATACTTTCATACTTTGTTTTGGCCCGCGATGTTGCACGGGAGCGGATATCAAACCCCTAAGAATGTTCACGTTCACGGATTTATCACCGTAAACGGAGAAAAGATGTCCAAGTCCCGCGGAACTTTTATCAACGCGAGTACTTATTCAAAGTATCTGGATCCGGAACACCTAAGATTTTATCTCGCGGGAAAATTGAGTCCCGGGATGGACGACCTGGATCTTTCCTTTGACGACTACGCAGCCCGAGTGAATTCCGATCTTGTCGGAAATTTGGTCAATCTTGTTTCCAGAATTTCCACGAGCATCTTGGATCAGTTGGATCGAACGTTAGGAACCCTTCCGGAAGACGGAAAAGAATTGTTAAACGAATTGCTCGATCAACCGATCAAAGTCGGAACCGTGGAACAATCCGTTCAAGATATTATAAAAAACGCATACGAACAGAAAAACTACGCGAGAGTGATGAGAGAAATCACTCGTCTGGGAGATACGGTCAACCGTTATGTAAACGACAACGCTCCTTGGAAACTGATCAAGGAGAATCCGGAAAAGACCCGAGAAGTCGTAACTACAGTTTTGAACGCGAGCCGAATTCTCGCCGTTTATTTGTATCCGGTGGTTCCGAAGGTTTCCGAAAAAATCTACTCTTTGCTCGGATTGAAAGAAACTCCGAAGTTCAAAGACTTAACAAATTTTAAAGCATTAGAAAATACGAAAGTAAATCCGTACGAGATGATCACAAAACGTGTGGATGAAAAGGCAATCAGCGCAATGTTAGAAGAAAACAAACAATCCGTATCAGAACATTCTAAAAAAGAAGAAGCGGTAAAAACCGCAAACGCGACTCCGACCGAGGAAAGATTAGAAATCTCCATCGACGATCTCGCAAAAGTGGAACTGAGAGTGGGACAAATCGTAGAGGCCGGTCCGGTCGAAGGCGCGGACAAACTCGTCAACGTCAAAGTGGATCTCGGAGAACTCGGAATCAAAAACGTGTTCGCGGGAATCAAAGTCGCTTATCAACCGGAAGATCTGAAAGGTCTAAAGGTTGTGGTAGTCGCGAACCTAAAACCGAGAAAGATGAAATTCGGAATTTCGGAAGCGATGTTGCTCGCTTCCGGCGAAGGAGAATCGTTGAGTTTGTTTATTCCTCACAAGGACGCAAAACCCGGAGATAAGTTAAAATAA
- a CDS encoding TerB family tellurite resistance protein, with product MENLSSLASKVLPGHEFYEKFREELDPEQEIFHLKMNYAKVLVSVWSYSCMADGIFHQKEGSLVGQMVKALFEEGCIFFDHQGEKTSIISELSDVFENPLPVKTIRNFSEGNPIMAAGFYEDACVIVSMDGALTKKEREFLDDLAKELEISSMDKKNIESRTHGKKK from the coding sequence ATGGAGAATCTTTCATCCCTTGCAAGCAAAGTCCTGCCGGGGCATGAATTCTATGAAAAGTTCAGAGAAGAATTAGACCCCGAACAAGAAATCTTTCATCTGAAGATGAATTATGCCAAGGTCCTCGTCAGTGTTTGGTCTTATTCCTGTATGGCGGACGGAATCTTTCATCAAAAAGAAGGAAGCTTAGTCGGTCAGATGGTAAAAGCTCTCTTTGAAGAAGGTTGTATTTTCTTCGATCATCAAGGCGAAAAGACTTCCATCATCAGCGAACTATCCGATGTGTTTGAAAATCCTCTTCCCGTAAAAACGATCCGAAACTTTTCGGAAGGAAATCCGATCATGGCCGCTGGTTTTTACGAAGACGCTTGTGTAATCGTTTCGATGGACGGAGCGCTTACAAAAAAAGAAAGAGAATTTTTAGACGACTTAGCAAAAGAACTCGAGATATCTTCTATGGATAAGAAGAATATCGAGAGCAGAACTCACGGAAAGAAGAAGTAA
- a CDS encoding DUF1554 domain-containing protein, which translates to MKRISFYKLILFIFSLSALFSCAQAERFSLDGPSGALITIVQKTVETSVSSAASSSGFQFSGTLQGLKSGTVQIQLNNEILPISANGGFQFANRVSQNQTYQLSVNSSASNHSCKIYSGTTENPSGNVSTDVSNLVVYCSTIVINGKIPGETIEIKEDGTALSFDVSLSGPTGPNDPVAHVSLSTTATIDHFNPGPDNYDMNFANPDSVSVTASDLTPAGASDYFDQTYALNVSVTPSNLAVSFNLKILNNDKRIAAVTRASAGNMQYGGNAFGINGGDSGCTGYAGITSKILAGVAARIPGNSDWPIAKNTKYYRADNNAFIATSDNNGLIAYNTLYNSTGVPPANFWSGFNTNWTVNANNCSDWTNSATGNGLAGDASTLIPCTTGNKYSLCIEQ; encoded by the coding sequence ATGAAGCGAATTTCTTTTTATAAACTTATACTATTTATATTTTCTTTGAGCGCTTTGTTTTCTTGCGCTCAAGCGGAGCGCTTCTCTCTGGATGGTCCGAGCGGCGCTCTGATTACGATTGTGCAAAAAACTGTGGAGACTTCGGTTTCTTCCGCAGCAAGCTCATCTGGTTTTCAATTTAGCGGCACCTTGCAGGGTTTAAAATCCGGAACGGTTCAGATCCAATTGAACAACGAAATTCTTCCGATCTCCGCAAATGGAGGATTTCAATTTGCAAATCGTGTTTCTCAAAATCAAACCTATCAATTGAGTGTGAATTCTTCCGCCTCCAATCATTCTTGTAAGATCTATTCGGGCACGACTGAAAATCCTTCCGGAAACGTTTCCACGGACGTTTCGAATCTTGTCGTTTATTGTTCTACGATCGTCATCAACGGAAAGATTCCCGGGGAGACGATTGAAATCAAAGAAGACGGGACCGCTTTGAGTTTTGATGTTTCTTTGAGCGGACCGACGGGGCCAAACGATCCCGTGGCTCACGTGAGTTTATCTACGACGGCCACCATCGATCATTTTAATCCGGGTCCCGATAATTACGATATGAACTTTGCAAATCCGGATTCGGTTTCCGTAACGGCGAGCGATTTAACCCCGGCCGGAGCGTCGGACTATTTTGATCAGACGTATGCTTTGAATGTTTCCGTAACTCCTTCCAATCTCGCGGTTTCTTTTAACTTAAAAATTCTCAACAACGATAAACGGATCGCTGCGGTTACCAGGGCTTCCGCGGGAAATATGCAATACGGCGGGAATGCCTTTGGAATCAACGGAGGCGATTCCGGTTGCACCGGTTATGCAGGAATCACCTCTAAGATTCTTGCCGGAGTTGCAGCGCGTATTCCCGGAAACTCAGATTGGCCGATTGCTAAGAATACAAAATATTACCGAGCGGATAACAATGCATTCATTGCGACTTCGGATAACAACGGTTTGATCGCCTACAATACGCTTTACAATAGCACTGGAGTCCCGCCTGCGAATTTCTGGTCCGGTTTTAATACAAATTGGACGGTCAATGCAAACAACTGTAGCGATTGGACGAACAGTGCGACCGGCAACGGATTGGCCGGAGACGCGTCTACTTTGATACCGTGTACCACCGGAAATAAATATTCCCTCTGTATCGAGCAGTGA